One Nicotiana tomentosiformis chromosome 4, ASM39032v3, whole genome shotgun sequence genomic window carries:
- the LOC138909471 gene encoding uncharacterized protein has protein sequence MAKTSKTISQKEKASSSQPAADKTLMEPLPDECVPGACVLTSDFKVDKGSPSSVEEEASASDPKPVKDNKRKRAFASEDPKLKMRMARKLRKNTIPLTVESVLRLRDEDEEEEEENDGSVLVARMKKTIGAPKAAESMVIYKALPQTKEVVAVHREACSRSRAELHWFEADLRRVTEERSSLRLLSGQREEEIKGIRAELAKAHQDQTDLNEQLQEKLETIGQLREEVEIIRAEIMGWKDGMDRLATEKKTVWAQLSSTARQLQGMKEKISVQARRIEELEARLASELAKAKSDAEKAKSYADALVAVYRADAEVAQVFIRF, from the exons atggcgaaaacatcaaaaaccatttctcagaaagaaaaagcttcttcttcacagcctgccgccgacaaaacactGATGGAGCCACTGCCTGACGAATGCgttcctggggcgtgtgttcttacgtctgattttaaggtcgacaaaggctc gccctcatccgtcgaggaagaggcttcggcctctgatccaaagccggtgaaggataataagagaaaaagagcCTTCGCCTCCGAAGATCCAAAACTGAAGATGAGGATGGCTCGAAAGTTGAggaagaataccattcctttgaccgtagaatcagttctgcgtctaagggatgaagacgaagaagaagaagaagaaaatgatgggtccgtgctggtggcccgaatgaagaaaaccattggtgccccaaaggcagctgaaTCGATGGTGATTTATAAAGCTCTGCCTCAGACTAAGGAG GTCGTggcggttcatcgagaagcatgttctcggtctcgagctgagctgcatTGGTTTGAGGCTGACCTCCgacgggttacggaggagaggagcTCACTCAGACTCCTTTCCGggcaaagagaagaagaaatcaaaggcattcgagctgagttggctaaggctcatcaagaccagaccgacctgaacgagcag ctgcaggaAAAACTTGAGACGATCGGGCAGCTTCGTGAGGAAGTTGAAATAATAAGGGCGGAGATCAtgggatggaaagatggcatggaccgTCTTGCTACAGAAAAGAAGACCGTTTGGGCCCAATTGTCATCGACTGCAAgacaacttcaaggcatgaaggagaagatctCGGTTCAAGCGAGAAGAATTGAGGAACTCGAagctcggttggcctccgaacttgcgaaggccaaatctgatgccgaaaaggcaaagtcCTATGCGGATGCATTAGTGGCTGTCTATCGGGCGGATGCTGAAGTtgctcag gttttcataaggttttag